GCTCGGGAGACTATCCGCATTAAGGAAGAGCTGATTAAGCTGTTTGCTAAGGATACTAAAAAGACAGTAAAGACCGTTGAGCGCGATATGGATCGTGACAAATGGATGACAGCCGATGAAGCGCTTAAGTACGGGGCTATCGACACGATCATTAAATAACTTAGGAATGAAAGCGAAACAGCACCGATTTTGAGTGGCAGAATCAGATAGCTTAAGCTTTAAGATTAGTCCCAGTAGCTCGTATTTGCTGTCGACCGCGGCCTTAATTTAGGTGGTATGGGGGTTGACTCTTTGACGCTGAGCCGTGATAATGGGATTAAATGAGGCAGAATAAGCGTTTATTCCTGCATGTAGCCGGGCCTTAGTAGTTCCTCAAGAAAACGTTCAACCATACCCAAAAAAATAAGCACTATTGCTTTATGGATTGGGAAATCAACCTAAGGATTATATAAGGAGTAGCTCTGTCTATGAGTGCAAATGCCAATCGTGTCTCATTCTCGAACCAAACGCCGCTAATCGAACTGCCGAATCTACTGGAGAGTCAACACCGTTCATTCCAGTGGTTCCTTGAAGAGGGTCTGAGCGAGCTCTTTACTGAAATCAATCCTATCGATGATTACACCGGTACTAAACTGGAACTATCTTTCAAGGGTCACCGTTTTGATGACCCGAAGGTCACAGAAGCCGAAGCTAAGGAAAACAACATCTCCTATGACGCCCCTCTGTATGCAACGGTTGAGTTGATTAACAAGGTCACCGGCGAGGTCAAGGAACAGGAGATCTACTTGGGTGACTATCCGATGATGACCGAACGGGCCACGTTTATCATTAACGGTTCTGAACGAGCGGTAGTCTCTCAACTAATTCGCAGTCCGGGCGTAATCTTTACGGCCGACCGTGGCGGTGACCGTAATCTATATGGAGCTAAGGTCAACCCGGCTCGCGGTGCCTGGCTAGAATTTGAGACTTCGGCTAACGGTGAGATCTTCGTAAAGATTGACCGTCGGCGTAAATTACCTGCCACTACGCTTCTACGGGCACTAGGCATGAGTACTAATAAGCAGATTGAGGCAGCCTTTGCCGAGGTCGAGGCGAATGATGTCGATTACATCAAGAACACTATCGCTAAAGATACTGCTAAAAATACTTCCGACGCCTTAATTGAGGTCTACCGTCGCCTCCGCCCGGGCGATTTAGCAACTGTTGAGAACGCTAAAAGCCTGATTGATAACACCTTTTTCGACTATAAGCGTTTCGATTTTTCTAAAGTCGGCCGCTACAAACTTAACCGTCGGCTAGGAATGGACGTGCCGAACGATACTGCGCACCGTGTGATGCGGGTCGAGGATGTCGCTGCTGTAATGAAAGAAATTATTCGTCTCAATAATACTCAGGATGATCCTGATGAGATGGACTCATTTGCTAACCGCCGCCTGAAGCAGGTCGGTGAGCTGATGCAGCGGGCCTTTCGAATCGGACTACTGCGCATGGAGCGGAACGTAAAAGATCGTATGAGTGTGTACGATATCGAGGAAGTAACTGCCCAGCAGCTACTTAATGCCCGACCAGTGGTTGCTAGTGTTCGGGAGTTCTTCGCCTCTTCCCAGCTTAGTCAGTTTATGGATCAGGTAAACCCATTGGCTGAGCTAACGCATAAGCGGCGGCTTAGCGCTACCGGACCAGGTGGACTGAGTCGTGAGCGAGCCGGTTTCGAGGTTCGTGATGTACACCGAACTCATTACGGTCGAGCTTGTGTGGTGGAGACACCAGAAGGATCGAACATTGGTTTAGTGTTGACCCTGACCTGTTACTCGCGCGTTAACGAGTATGGCTTTATAGAAACACCGTACCGACGGGTGATTACCGAGCTCCCTCTAGAAGAGGCGATCGGTAGTGCTGTCAGGGGCGACTTAACTGACGACAAGGGCAAGATTTTGCTAAAGAACGGTACTAAGGTCGCTAAGGCAGATGTCGCCAAATTACGAACAGCTAACGTCGAAGCCGTTCCGGTCAAGCCTCGGGCAACAACCGATGTCGTTTATCTCGACGCTCAGGATGAAGACAATACGGTTATCGCCTCTATCGGTAATGAGCTGGATGAGAATGGGTTCTTTGTTGAAGATCGTGTCGCCGTCCGACGTAACGGACGACCCGGCGAAGACGAGGTGGAGCGAGTGACTCATATGGATATTTCGGCTCAGCAGACGATCGGTATCTCAGCCGGTTTGATTCCTTTTATGGAGAAAGACAACGTAACCCGTGCCCTAACCGGTGCAAACCAGCAGCGCCAAGCTGTTCCCCTGCTTCGTCCAGAGGCTCCGATTGTCGGAACTGGCATGGAGGCCCCGGCGGCCCATAACTCCGGTCA
Above is a genomic segment from Candidatus Saccharimonadales bacterium containing:
- a CDS encoding DNA-directed RNA polymerase subunit beta, whose product is MSANANRVSFSNQTPLIELPNLLESQHRSFQWFLEEGLSELFTEINPIDDYTGTKLELSFKGHRFDDPKVTEAEAKENNISYDAPLYATVELINKVTGEVKEQEIYLGDYPMMTERATFIINGSERAVVSQLIRSPGVIFTADRGGDRNLYGAKVNPARGAWLEFETSANGEIFVKIDRRRKLPATTLLRALGMSTNKQIEAAFAEVEANDVDYIKNTIAKDTAKNTSDALIEVYRRLRPGDLATVENAKSLIDNTFFDYKRFDFSKVGRYKLNRRLGMDVPNDTAHRVMRVEDVAAVMKEIIRLNNTQDDPDEMDSFANRRLKQVGELMQRAFRIGLLRMERNVKDRMSVYDIEEVTAQQLLNARPVVASVREFFASSQLSQFMDQVNPLAELTHKRRLSATGPGGLSRERAGFEVRDVHRTHYGRACVVETPEGSNIGLVLTLTCYSRVNEYGFIETPYRRVITELPLEEAIGSAVRGDLTDDKGKILLKNGTKVAKADVAKLRTANVEAVPVKPRATTDVVYLDAQDEDNTVIASIGNELDENGFFVEDRVAVRRNGRPGEDEVERVTHMDISAQQTIGISAGLIPFMEKDNVTRALTGANQQRQAVPLLRPEAPIVGTGMEAPAAHNSGHMIVAEHNGVVRSATAREVTVDYKDKIQKTYPLQSFVRSNEGTSLTHRVIVESGQKVKRGDVLADGMSTDHGELALGANLLVGFMPWGGYNFEDAIIISRRLVQDDTLTSIHIEEYSLEVRETKLGPEQITRDIPNVSEEALANLDEDGIIQVGAEVHPGDVLVGKITPKGEQELSSEERLLRAIFGEKAKDVRDSSRRMPNGKHGKVVGVKIFSREGGHDLKAGILQQIHVYVAQMRKVSVGDKLGGRHGNKGVIARILPVEDMPFMADGTPVDILLNPLGVAQRMNIGQIFETHLGWAAQALGYTVASAPFDGVSIDKIKSELKRAGLPEDGKTQLFDGRTGESFKERTTVGYIYINKLKHMIDDKIHARSTGPYTMVTQQPLGGKAQNGGQRFGEMEVWALEAYGVANILQEMLTIKSDDVIGRSKAYESIIKNEEIHGPRLPESFNVLVKELQSLGLDVDLVQDDKLIDAEEMLEREYKNEDSTAPIISDDPGPTVDVTEDAAAADEEAVLDEEEASEEQESVSVSSDDKDEE